A portion of the Pagrus major chromosome 8, Pma_NU_1.0 genome contains these proteins:
- the gabarapl2 gene encoding gamma-aminobutyric acid receptor-associated protein-like 2 — protein MKWMFKEDHSLEHRCVESAKIRNKYPDRVPVIVEKVSGSQIVDIDKRKYLVPSDITVAQFMWIIRKRIQLPSEKAIFLFVDKTVPQSSLTMGQLYDKEKDEDGFLYVAYSGENTFGYKAFYTARG, from the exons ATGAAATGGATGTTTAAAGAGGACCATTCCCTCG AGCACCGATGTGTGGAGTCAGCCAAAATACGCAACAAATATCCTGACAGAGTACCG GTGATTGTGGAGAAGGTTTCTGGCTCTCAGATAGTGGACATTGATAAGAGGAAGTACCTGGTgccctctgacatcacagtggcCCAGTTTATGTGGATCATCAGGAAACGTATCCAGCTGCCTTCAGAGAAAGCCATCTTCCTCTTTGTTGACAAAACTGTTCCCCAATCCAG TCTGACTATGGGCCAGTTGTACGACAAGGAGAAGGACGAGGATGGCTTTCTCTACGTGGCCTACAGCGGAGAGAACACCTTTGGTTACAAGGCCTTTTATACAGCACGGGGTTAA